TGACACCGCCCACATGATGACGACGGATCAGTTCACGGGCATGAGCCGAGAAGCCGGTGGACGTTCCCCATCTGTTTGATTGGAATCCCACCATAAACATCTGGCCCACTTTTTCATCCAGACTCATGCGGGCCAACATCCGGTTCACCCATGTGGCATCCACCTCCGGCAACGGGTTGCGGTTGTTGAGCGGATTCGGAACGGCCGATGGAAGACAGAGCAACACCAATAACACCAACACTGTGATACTCCATCTGCCGATCCGTCCAGTGTTCATCCCCTTCCCTCCTTTTCTCTCTTTCTCTCGGATTGACTGCGGGGAATACTTTTTCACACCTGCATCCTATCACAGTCGGTCGGGAAAGACTATCCGAAATCCCTTAAAGTTGTTCGAATCTTTCCCGCTGGTCGTAATGGATTGCACGCGCTATAATGGGATAGGTGAGAAATGAAACACAGTTTCATAACATGAAATAGCTCCTCAATACGTATCCTGTTCGAATCTTTTTATAAGCGAAGGAGCGTATTGATCAGACACGCTCTGCAAAGAAGACCGTGGAGAAAGGAGAACACATCATGTCGAATGTCAAATCGATCGTCGTGATGAAAGGAGACCAGACGGGTCAGGAGTTGTTGGAAGAAGCGCTGCGTGTTCTCGATCCCAACGTGATCGGATTGGACTTGGAGTTTCTGGAATTTGACCTCAGTCTGGAAAACCGCAGGAAAACGAACAACCAAGTCGTATTGGAAGCAGCGCAGGCGATGAAACGGACCGGTTTCGGTCTGAAAGCGGCCACGATTACACCAGAGGAAAAAGGGGATGTGGGCAGTCCCAACGCCATCCTGCGCCGAGAAATCGACGGCAAGGTAATCGTCCGCACGGGACGCAGGATCCCCGGCGTGCGACCGGTCGCCGGTACGTATGCGCCGATCTCCATCATCCGGATGGCGGTCGGTGACGCCTATGGCGCCAAGGAATGGCGCGAAGGGGAAGGAATGGATGAAGTGGCGTACCGGACAGAAAGAATCGACCGCAAAACGTGCCGTGCCGTGGCTGAATTCGCCTTCCGCCACGCCAAGAAGACGAACGCCAAAGTGTTTGGCGGTCCCAAATACACCGTCAGCCCCGTATACGAAGGCATGCTGAAGGAAGAAATGGACGCGGCCAGCAAACGGTATCCCGAAGTCCGCTACGAGCCGCAACTGATCGATGCCACTTATGCCTTGTTGCTCAACAGCTCGGGGGAACCGATGGTGATCCCGGCCCTCAATCGGGACGGTGATTGTTTGAGTGATTTGGTATTGCAGTTGTTCGGATCCATCGCCGGTGCCGAATCGATCCTGATGAGCTTCGACGAAGATTTCAACCCGAAAGTGGTGATGGCGGAAGCACCGCACGGGACTGCTCCTTCATTGTATGGCAAGAACATCGCCAATCCCATGGCCATGATACTGGCAGGTGCTTCTCTGCTCACTTATTTCAATGATCCCAAAGCCAGCGCCGCCTCTCGTGCCATCTATGAAGCCACCATCGAAACGGTGCGCGAAGGGGTACGAACAGCCGATTTGGGCGGCAACGCCACAACCACCGAATTTACCAATGAAATCATCAACAAAGTGCAAACCAAACTGGAAGTATGGAACACGCTGCAAGGTTTCTGAGACAATGAAAAGGCCCGCTCCCTGAGAGCGGGCGTTCGTATATCCAAAGCGTTACAATGTATCGGAGGATGATGCAAACGGATCGATCCCATCCAACAGATGTTCCGGTTGCTGACCGCCAGTTGAACCGGTTGAAGCTGCTTTTCCGCCGCCGGAAACACCGGGACAATGTCGGTCATGCCATTTTTTCAATTGTTGACGGAACATCTTTTTCAATTGCTGCACTTCATCCCGCACATCCTCCCGCTTCAATCCCAATGATACCGCCACGTCGCGCCATTGTTTTTGCGATGTTTTCATCGCGACCACTTGCGTAATGTCTTTCCCGCTTGCTTTGGCCAACACAGCCGCTTTGATGACGTCACGCGGTTTCAATTGGTACCGTTGGATCAATTGGCTCAATTGTTGCGGATCTTTTCCCAAGTACGAGGCCACCGTCTGCAATGCAACTCCCGGATGTCGCTGCAGGAACAACCGGATCAGACGATCCTTGGGTAGTACGCGCGACAGTTCTCTTCTGAACGCCTGACGGTCAACATGGAAAGATTGCGCCACTTGCACCCATGTTTTCCCCTTTTTTGTCGCCAGAACCGTCTCGATTTTTTGTCCGCTCAATTTGGCGATCACTGCTGCCGGCACCAACTGCCTGGGGCGGGTTCCACGATCAAGCAGGGATTGGACTTCGGTCACACTGATGCCCAGATATTGCGCCACCTGCTGGGCCAGTACCTGATTGTCCTTTTTCGCATCCGTTGTTGTCTCACCATTGCTCAACTGCTGAGTGCGGGCTGTGGATGCGAACCACGAAAACGGAGTCGATCCGCTTTGCTTTGCCTGCGCGATGTGTTGAACCCCCATTACGCCACCAATCAACAATCCCGCCGCAGTTCCTGTGATGATCACCGTTTTCAGTTTGAGCATGCCTCTCACTCCCGTCATCATGACTTTTGTCTATTATCTTAACCACAAATCATGACGAAATGATGACGAAGCTGCGACAAAAGAAAAATGATAGGGAAGAGACTGGGAATATCATCTGCATGGCTTTCCCGGCTTGCTCTAGCTGCATCCTGCATAGAAGAACATCAAGACGGGCATCCGAATCATCCGCCATTTCCATCCGGCAACCATAGGGTGAAACAGGTGCCTTTTCCCGGAGTGCTGTCCACCCAAATCTGGCCACCGTGGGCCTTCACCAATTGACGGACGATGGCCAAGCCCAGCCCCGTTTCTCCCCCCTGCCGCGATCGGGAGGGATCGGCTTTGAAAAATCGATCCCAAATTCGGTCCAATTGCTCCTCTGTCATCCCGATCCCCGTATCCTCCACACGGATCTGGGTTCCGTCGTCGGTTTTCTCTGCCGTGACGCGCACCCA
This DNA window, taken from Polycladomyces subterraneus, encodes the following:
- a CDS encoding isocitrate/isopropylmalate family dehydrogenase, coding for MSNVKSIVVMKGDQTGQELLEEALRVLDPNVIGLDLEFLEFDLSLENRRKTNNQVVLEAAQAMKRTGFGLKAATITPEEKGDVGSPNAILRREIDGKVIVRTGRRIPGVRPVAGTYAPISIIRMAVGDAYGAKEWREGEGMDEVAYRTERIDRKTCRAVAEFAFRHAKKTNAKVFGGPKYTVSPVYEGMLKEEMDAASKRYPEVRYEPQLIDATYALLLNSSGEPMVIPALNRDGDCLSDLVLQLFGSIAGAESILMSFDEDFNPKVVMAEAPHGTAPSLYGKNIANPMAMILAGASLLTYFNDPKASAASRAIYEATIETVREGVRTADLGGNATTTEFTNEIINKVQTKLEVWNTLQGF